A section of the Nitrospirota bacterium genome encodes:
- the pilQ gene encoding type IV pilus secretin PilQ, whose translation MNQKRKTRRYELLNKGLLSFRNIMICCAYVIILSSLCTFWGCATTGSERDALQSRHTTVITGIDILDNQITVTANEPFIYTIYKPGDPYRLVIDLPVVSIGTFNQKIVSHKAGITEIVPLQIESPALLGRLEILLQNPSFVEQEYNNNVLTVLIKEDTSQGSAADTASEIKVADLLRKETVMAAGHNNPGHAQPQFPKATEISDISFDTSEEAVKVLIKGNGTMIPNVFPLDDRLVIDIPNVMMKAPMPSSVVSPVKGIRQGKHDEMVRLVLDLKERTNFDVAAIGDSIVVTLTRPGMKLSTSAAAEMTEPDTEDVPEPSATKPRVPAEGKCQAFLEGRETVNFDFQDQEIVPIFRLFADISGCNLFVHPDVKGKATMKFRDVPWNQALDTILKTFSLDKSIEGNIIRIAPHIIFAKESEEKAKALDALVKAEPLETKMFPISYADVTVVEAAIRNSKILTPRGSLSVDRRTSSMLVKDIASVFLEVENLLETLDRPTPQVLIEARIVEVNTSNEHELGIQWGMNLQSTNTLASIGGLSGVPLTAPGAFSGGNYLVDFPAKGVGPLSGSGFTFGIIDPARTIGLDLQLSAIASVGNLKVISNPKILTVDNGKAKILQGKSIPVRKLTTEGTISTEFKDVTLELVVTPHITPDKSIGMSIEIKKEELDPTVPSVEGVPGTDKKEANTNVIIKDGETIVIGGMYKITTNESETGVPGLMKIPILGRLFKSNKETSSTSELLIFITPRIVTKS comes from the coding sequence ATGAATCAGAAACGAAAAACCAGGAGATATGAATTATTGAATAAAGGCCTGCTGAGTTTCCGGAACATCATGATATGCTGTGCATATGTGATTATCCTGAGCTCTTTGTGTACATTCTGGGGATGTGCGACAACAGGGAGTGAAAGAGACGCACTGCAATCCCGTCATACCACGGTCATTACAGGCATTGACATCCTGGATAATCAGATAACAGTCACTGCGAACGAACCATTCATTTATACCATTTACAAACCTGGAGACCCGTACCGACTGGTCATAGATCTTCCTGTGGTGAGCATCGGAACGTTCAATCAAAAGATTGTATCCCACAAGGCCGGGATAACAGAAATCGTCCCCCTGCAGATTGAGTCTCCCGCTCTCCTCGGACGGCTCGAAATCCTGCTCCAGAACCCCTCATTTGTTGAACAGGAATACAACAACAATGTGCTGACAGTACTGATAAAAGAGGACACTTCTCAAGGCAGTGCAGCGGATACAGCCAGTGAAATCAAAGTTGCAGATTTATTGCGCAAAGAAACAGTAATGGCTGCAGGGCACAACAATCCTGGACATGCCCAGCCGCAGTTTCCAAAGGCAACCGAGATATCAGATATTTCTTTCGATACCTCCGAAGAAGCGGTGAAGGTTTTGATTAAGGGGAATGGTACAATGATTCCGAATGTGTTTCCCCTGGATGACCGTCTTGTTATCGATATCCCCAATGTCATGATGAAAGCACCGATGCCATCCTCAGTCGTTTCACCGGTGAAGGGGATCCGCCAGGGTAAACATGATGAGATGGTCAGGCTCGTCCTTGACCTGAAAGAGAGGACAAATTTTGATGTCGCGGCAATTGGCGACTCGATTGTCGTAACCTTGACCAGACCCGGAATGAAGCTCTCGACATCAGCGGCAGCCGAAATGACGGAGCCAGATACTGAGGATGTACCGGAACCTTCGGCAACGAAGCCCCGGGTTCCTGCAGAAGGGAAATGCCAGGCATTCCTCGAGGGGAGAGAGACAGTCAATTTTGATTTTCAGGACCAGGAAATTGTTCCGATATTCAGGCTGTTTGCCGACATAAGCGGGTGCAACCTTTTTGTCCATCCCGATGTAAAGGGCAAGGCTACGATGAAGTTCAGGGATGTTCCGTGGAATCAGGCCCTCGACACAATCCTGAAAACCTTCAGCCTCGACAAATCGATTGAGGGAAATATCATAAGGATCGCCCCGCATATTATATTCGCGAAGGAAAGCGAAGAAAAGGCAAAGGCGCTTGACGCCCTTGTAAAGGCGGAGCCGCTTGAAACAAAGATGTTTCCGATAAGCTATGCGGATGTCACAGTTGTAGAAGCAGCCATACGCAACTCCAAGATTCTCACACCGAGGGGAAGTCTCAGTGTTGACAGACGCACGAGCAGTATGCTCGTGAAGGATATCGCATCAGTGTTTCTGGAGGTAGAAAACCTTCTTGAAACACTCGACAGACCGACTCCCCAGGTCTTGATAGAGGCGAGGATTGTTGAGGTCAATACCAGCAACGAGCATGAACTCGGTATACAGTGGGGAATGAACCTTCAATCGACTAATACTCTTGCTTCAATAGGCGGGTTGTCAGGAGTTCCGCTTACTGCACCAGGCGCATTTAGTGGAGGGAATTATCTTGTGGACTTTCCGGCGAAAGGGGTAGGTCCCCTGTCCGGCTCCGGATTTACTTTCGGAATTATCGATCCGGCGCGGACTATCGGTCTTGACCTGCAGCTTTCTGCTATTGCATCAGTAGGGAACCTGAAGGTCATCTCAAATCCGAAGATACTTACAGTGGACAATGGCAAGGCAAAGATTCTGCAGGGCAAGAGCATCCCTGTAAGGAAGCTGACCACAGAGGGAACAATCTCGACAGAGTTCAAGGATGTTACGCTGGAATTGGTGGTGACTCCTCATATTACTCCTGACAAGTCAATCGGGATGTCCATAGAAATCAAGAAGGAGGAACTCGATCCGACGGTCCCCTCAGTGGAAGGTGTTCCGGGCACCGATAAAAAAGAGGCGAACACCAATGTCATCATAAAAGACGGAGAAACAATTGTTATCGGCGGGATGTACAAAATCACGACGAATGAATCAGAGACAGGAGTTCCGGGGTTAATGAAGATCCCCATTCTGGGAAGGCTTTTTAAAAGTAACAAGGAGACATCAAGCACAAGCGAACTCCTGATATTCATTACGCCAAGGATCGTCACAAAATCATAA
- a CDS encoding pilus assembly protein PilP, with protein sequence MKRLTIALIMVCLFIGFSLCACGKDQQPAKKPQAGQVKPAEVKEAIPAEEEKPVVPEGYAYDARGRRDPFLSLVLPKQKPAKKKGASPFESYDLDEIHLMAIAWKNDKYFALIRLPDKKTYTITEGMIMGLQGGKVEKITQDRVVIREYIKDYRGEIKPRDSILKLHKGEEE encoded by the coding sequence ATGAAAAGGCTGACGATTGCGCTCATCATGGTATGCCTCTTCATCGGGTTCTCTCTCTGCGCCTGCGGCAAGGATCAGCAGCCTGCAAAGAAGCCGCAGGCCGGGCAGGTTAAGCCTGCTGAAGTTAAGGAAGCAATTCCTGCAGAAGAAGAAAAGCCGGTTGTTCCTGAAGGATATGCGTATGATGCGAGAGGCAGGCGGGATCCTTTTCTCTCTCTTGTATTGCCAAAACAGAAACCGGCAAAAAAGAAGGGAGCCAGCCCTTTCGAGAGTTACGACCTTGATGAGATACATCTGATGGCGATCGCCTGGAAAAATGACAAATATTTTGCCCTTATCCGGTTGCCTGACAAAAAAACCTATACGATAACGGAAGGCATGATTATGGGGCTGCAGGGGGGGAAGGTCGAAAAGATTACACAGGACAGGGTCGTTATCAGGGAATATATCAAGGATTACAGGGGTGAAATAAAGCCAAGGGATTCGATATTGAAACTCCACAAGGGGGAAGAAGAATGA
- the pilO gene encoding type 4a pilus biogenesis protein PilO → MALKLDINFKALPLYGKILISCIPALIIVIAGYLIFISPAREEIKALEVKIAAQENEIAKNQAKAEKLPELTLENEKLRKRLHELKQQLPEEKEVSSLLKQVSDLCIRSGLKVALWRPEQKKTHPSGIVYEIPVKVELLGSYHSLGYFFSSLTKLTRIVNISDIRLSDPKPEKVSADVRISFNATTFSAVEEADPTKKDTTPQQGGGGAQ, encoded by the coding sequence ATGGCCCTGAAACTCGATATAAACTTTAAGGCATTGCCGTTATACGGGAAAATACTGATATCCTGCATTCCTGCCCTGATCATTGTCATTGCGGGATATCTTATCTTTATTTCTCCTGCACGGGAAGAGATCAAGGCCCTTGAGGTGAAAATAGCGGCCCAGGAAAATGAAATTGCGAAAAACCAGGCAAAGGCTGAAAAACTGCCTGAACTGACACTGGAGAATGAGAAACTGAGGAAAAGGCTGCATGAGCTGAAGCAACAGCTCCCGGAGGAAAAGGAGGTCTCGTCGCTGCTCAAACAGGTTTCTGACCTGTGCATACGGTCAGGCCTTAAGGTGGCACTCTGGAGACCTGAGCAGAAAAAGACGCACCCGAGCGGTATCGTGTATGAAATACCTGTAAAAGTCGAGCTATTGGGAAGTTATCACAGCCTTGGGTATTTCTTCAGCAGCCTCACCAAACTGACCAGGATCGTAAATATTTCTGACATCAGGCTCAGTGATCCGAAACCGGAAAAGGTAAGCGCGGATGTCAGAATATCCTTCAATGCAACCACTTTTTCCGCAGTCGAGGAAGCCGATCCGACAAAGAAAGATACCACACCTCAGCAAGGTGGAGGCGGGGCGCAATGA
- a CDS encoding PilN domain-containing protein, whose translation MIKVNLLPVKRKKKAKPLPSFLIGAVLGTLVICIITAYLAFFFTSRLSAKKNQFAANEKKIAELKEKIKAVEDFEKRNKDFRDRSDLIEQLSKNKSVPVKILDEVSSLMPNGVWLRGMTFAGGNINLDGFGFTNTDIVTYVDNIKNSQMFAEVYLQESKSEALEQIPVYSFKLTFKIKA comes from the coding sequence ATGATAAAAGTCAATCTCTTGCCGGTGAAGAGGAAAAAGAAGGCCAAGCCTCTGCCGTCTTTTCTGATTGGGGCTGTTCTCGGGACGCTCGTCATATGTATCATAACAGCGTACCTCGCTTTTTTCTTTACCTCGCGGCTTTCTGCAAAAAAGAATCAGTTTGCAGCCAATGAAAAAAAGATAGCGGAGCTCAAGGAAAAGATAAAGGCGGTTGAGGATTTTGAGAAACGCAACAAAGACTTCAGGGATCGGAGCGATCTGATCGAGCAACTCAGCAAGAACAAGAGTGTTCCCGTTAAGATCCTTGATGAAGTCAGTTCGCTGATGCCGAACGGGGTTTGGCTGCGCGGCATGACATTTGCGGGGGGGAATATAAATCTTGACGGGTTCGGCTTTACAAACACCGATATCGTTACCTATGTTGACAACATAAAGAATTCACAGATGTTTGCCGAGGTGTACCTGCAGGAATCAAAGAGTGAGGCACTCGAACAGATTCCTGTATATTCTTTTAAGTTAACATTTAAGATTAAGGCATAG
- the pilM gene encoding type IV pilus assembly protein PilM, with protein MLFGAKSSIGLDIGSGYLKAVQLKDTKGGYELELFDMIPLPPELIVDGSIIDSLRLVDSLKELSRKAKIKTKDVTISIAGHSSVIIKRVALPDMTEEELSESIKFEAEQYIPFDIEDVNLDFQILGPKEEPGQMDVILVAVKKDIINEYITVVKEAGFNCQIVDVNSFALENIYEINYEIEPHKNIALVNIGASTINMNILKGGISVFTRDSAVGSNLHTEVLQREFNLTYDVAERLKKGEAVENIASQDAYSVMELASEEIIGEVNRSLEYFHEEINEIILSGGCALIKDFPKLIAEKIGVETKIMQPFKNIRIPKKFDPTYLEEMAPIAAIAAGLALRRSGDR; from the coding sequence ATGCTCTTTGGTGCGAAAAGTTCCATTGGCTTAGATATCGGCTCGGGTTATCTGAAGGCTGTGCAGCTTAAGGATACCAAGGGCGGGTACGAACTCGAGCTGTTTGACATGATCCCTCTCCCCCCCGAACTGATTGTTGATGGTTCGATCATCGATTCCCTTCGCCTTGTCGATTCCCTGAAGGAACTTTCGAGAAAGGCAAAGATAAAGACTAAAGACGTTACCATCAGCATCGCAGGGCATTCCTCTGTCATCATCAAAAGGGTTGCGCTTCCTGACATGACAGAAGAAGAACTGTCCGAATCGATAAAATTTGAGGCAGAACAGTATATCCCTTTTGACATTGAAGACGTCAACCTGGACTTCCAGATACTCGGGCCGAAGGAAGAACCCGGGCAGATGGATGTCATACTTGTCGCGGTAAAAAAAGACATCATCAATGAATACATCACCGTGGTCAAAGAGGCCGGGTTTAACTGCCAGATCGTTGACGTGAATTCGTTTGCACTCGAGAATATCTATGAGATCAATTATGAAATCGAACCGCACAAGAATATCGCACTCGTAAATATCGGCGCAAGCACGATCAATATGAATATCCTGAAAGGGGGCATATCTGTCTTTACGAGGGACAGCGCGGTCGGGAGCAATCTGCACACCGAAGTGCTTCAGCGGGAATTCAATCTGACATATGATGTTGCCGAAAGACTTAAAAAGGGAGAAGCGGTGGAAAATATCGCTTCACAGGACGCATATTCGGTCATGGAACTGGCATCCGAAGAAATCATTGGCGAGGTGAATCGCTCGCTTGAGTACTTTCATGAGGAAATCAACGAAATAATACTGAGCGGAGGCTGTGCGCTGATAAAAGATTTTCCGAAACTTATTGCGGAAAAAATAGGGGTTGAGACGAAAATCATGCAGCCTTTCAAGAATATCAGGATACCCAAAAAATTTGATCCGACATATCTTGAGGAAATGGCGCCGATTGCGGCTATCGCTGCAGGACTTGCCCTGAGGAGGTCAGGAGACAGATGA
- the truB gene encoding tRNA pseudouridine(55) synthase TruB: protein MNIVINLNKPENISSQQAVLRVKKLFSAKKAGHAGTLDPIATGVLLVCLNEATKITRFLSDLEKEYHVRLKLGERTDTFDSTGRTLETRDFQAVGEKDLHRILKSFQGNIEQTPPMFSAVKVGGKPLYKLARKGISIDRPARSVHISSISLTGFTLPYVELRVGCSKGTYIRTLCDDIGNALGTGAHMVALQRTKTGRFRLEDSVPMGDLLHTDRAFLSMDDALSHLGEIVLTEESFRKARNGVSFPLTTDSYSFLRWEEEGREYSTNGYVRLKTPDKRLFGIGKIENGTVKIERLLDSSVIT from the coding sequence ATGAATATCGTCATCAATTTAAATAAACCTGAAAATATCTCTTCACAGCAGGCTGTCCTTCGGGTGAAGAAACTGTTCTCTGCGAAGAAAGCAGGGCATGCCGGCACGCTCGACCCGATAGCGACAGGTGTGCTTCTCGTATGTCTGAACGAGGCAACGAAGATCACGCGTTTTTTATCGGACCTCGAAAAGGAGTATCATGTCCGGTTGAAACTCGGCGAAAGAACCGATACGTTCGATTCAACAGGCAGGACACTCGAAACAAGAGACTTCCAGGCTGTCGGAGAGAAGGATCTGCATCGCATTCTGAAGAGTTTTCAGGGTAATATTGAACAGACGCCCCCGATGTTTTCTGCGGTCAAGGTCGGCGGGAAACCGCTTTACAAGCTCGCACGAAAGGGGATCAGCATTGACAGACCTGCAAGGTCAGTGCATATCAGCAGCATCTCCCTCACTGGTTTCACCCTGCCATATGTTGAGCTGAGAGTTGGCTGTTCCAAAGGGACCTATATCCGGACATTGTGCGATGATATCGGCAACGCTCTCGGAACAGGCGCGCATATGGTTGCATTACAGCGGACAAAAACAGGACGTTTCAGGCTGGAGGATTCTGTGCCCATGGGGGATCTGCTGCACACAGACCGGGCATTCCTGTCCATGGACGATGCCCTCTCGCATCTCGGAGAAATAGTCCTCACCGAAGAGTCTTTCCGCAAAGCCAGAAACGGCGTATCATTCCCGCTGACCACGGACAGTTACTCTTTTCTCAGATGGGAAGAGGAAGGAAGGGAATATTCAACAAATGGTTATGTCAGACTCAAGACCCCTGATAAGCGGCTGTTTGGAATAGGAAAAATTGAAAATGGTACTGTAAAGATAGAGCGGTTACTTGATTCCTCTGTGATAACCTGA
- a CDS encoding PAS domain S-box protein, translating into MHNLLKRQLKKCFGDTSSFPTDWQKFIEAVNSAYMQFDVERTMLERSLELSSQELLQANSEMRALILAFPDLLFRTDATGAILDFKTGSKTNLYLPYKDLIGKRIQDIPLKDVSAQFQEAISRVQMTQAIASIEYPLMIQGHEHYYEARLVPLLENQIMIIVRNISDRKMGEKALRESEEKYRSLIENVNIGIYRHLFTPDDLFVQANPSMLKIFGYGSIDAFTGSTMSDLFTDSDETRLFAEEIRQKGCVKDREMRLKRKDGTQIWASVTANAQYDKNGNIAWIDGVLEDITERKRLEEQLLQAHKMEAIGTLAGGIAHDFNNILTAIMGFASILKTTLIEDAYSRDCVHEILASSEKAAELTKNLLAFSRKQVISPKPADINLIIQKVETLLLRIIGEDIELKTVPAAENLTVLADSGQIEQVLMNLAGNARDSMPDGGTLTIGAERIELDKEFIHTYGYGRPGLYAAITLEDTGSGMDERTRERIFEPFFTTKDIGRGTGLGLAMVYGIVKQHEGYINVYSEPGKGTRFRIYLPLIPPERVESEPGFPYTPPRGGTETILLAEDNSSVRKITKGILERSGYQVVEASDGEEAISKFLSHKDIIQMLVLDIIMPKKSGKDVYDLIKQTRPDIRAVFMSGYASDIIHKKIILEESTAYITKPVLPDKLLRTVREILDK; encoded by the coding sequence ATGCATAATCTTCTCAAACGTCAACTGAAGAAATGCTTTGGAGACACAAGCAGCTTTCCGACCGATTGGCAAAAATTCATCGAAGCGGTCAACAGTGCCTACATGCAATTCGATGTCGAGAGGACCATGCTGGAACGCTCACTCGAACTGAGTTCTCAGGAATTGCTTCAGGCGAATTCAGAAATGAGGGCCCTCATTCTGGCGTTTCCGGATCTCCTGTTCAGAACAGATGCCACCGGTGCAATCCTCGACTTCAAGACCGGCAGTAAAACGAATCTCTATCTTCCTTATAAAGACCTGATAGGGAAACGCATTCAGGACATTCCCCTGAAAGACGTGAGCGCACAGTTTCAGGAAGCAATCAGCCGGGTTCAGATGACCCAGGCTATTGCAAGCATTGAATATCCGCTCATGATACAGGGACATGAACATTATTACGAAGCGCGGCTGGTCCCACTGCTTGAAAATCAGATTATGATAATCGTGAGAAATATTTCTGACCGGAAAATGGGGGAAAAAGCTCTCCGTGAAAGCGAAGAAAAATACCGGAGCCTCATAGAAAATGTCAATATCGGAATATACCGGCATTTATTCACTCCCGATGATCTCTTTGTTCAGGCAAATCCCAGTATGCTGAAAATATTTGGCTATGGCTCAATAGATGCGTTTACAGGAAGCACCATGTCGGACCTTTTCACGGATTCGGATGAAACACGGCTTTTCGCTGAAGAGATACGGCAAAAAGGGTGTGTGAAAGACAGGGAAATGCGCCTGAAGAGAAAAGATGGCACACAGATATGGGCCTCGGTAACCGCAAATGCCCAATATGATAAAAACGGGAATATTGCCTGGATAGATGGTGTGCTTGAGGATATCACTGAACGGAAAAGACTCGAGGAACAGCTTTTGCAGGCGCATAAAATGGAGGCAATCGGCACCCTTGCAGGCGGCATAGCACACGATTTCAATAATATTCTGACGGCAATAATGGGTTTTGCAAGCATTCTGAAAACCACTCTCATCGAAGATGCTTATTCGAGGGACTGCGTTCATGAGATCCTTGCTTCATCAGAGAAGGCTGCTGAGCTAACAAAAAATCTCCTCGCATTCAGCAGAAAACAGGTCATAAGCCCCAAGCCTGCAGACATCAATCTCATCATACAAAAAGTCGAAACACTCCTTTTAAGGATTATCGGCGAAGATATTGAACTGAAAACAGTTCCTGCAGCTGAAAATCTGACAGTTCTGGCAGACAGCGGGCAGATAGAACAGGTACTCATGAATCTTGCAGGAAATGCCAGGGATTCGATGCCTGACGGAGGCACACTCACCATAGGAGCTGAACGTATTGAACTGGACAAAGAATTTATTCATACATACGGCTATGGCAGGCCAGGACTGTATGCCGCGATTACCCTTGAAGACACTGGTTCCGGCATGGATGAGAGAACGAGGGAGAGGATTTTTGAGCCTTTTTTTACCACCAAAGATATAGGCAGAGGTACAGGCCTTGGTCTCGCGATGGTATACGGGATCGTCAAACAGCATGAAGGATATATTAATGTATACAGTGAACCAGGCAAGGGCACGAGGTTCAGGATATATCTTCCCTTAATACCACCAGAGCGTGTTGAATCCGAGCCAGGATTTCCTTACACACCGCCAAGGGGGGGAACAGAGACAATTTTACTGGCAGAGGATAATAGTTCGGTCAGGAAAATCACGAAAGGCATCCTTGAACGTTCAGGGTATCAGGTTGTAGAGGCTTCTGACGGAGAAGAAGCCATCAGCAAATTTCTCTCACACAAAGATATCATCCAGATGCTTGTCCTTGATATAATTATGCCAAAGAAAAGCGGCAAGGATGTCTATGACCTCATAAAACAGACAAGACCGGATATCCGGGCAGTTTTTATGAGCGGATATGCCTCGGACATTATTCATAAAAAAATCATCCTCGAAGAAAGTACGGCATACATCACAAAACCGGTTTTACCGGACAAACTCCTGAGGACGGTAAGAGAGATACTGGATAAATAA
- a CDS encoding DUF2155 domain-containing protein, with amino-acid sequence MPPGQMPPGQMPPGQMPPGQMPPGQMPPGQQMGQPGMMMPKGQTKVVIPETVKGKWSGAKLVIEDKVSKTKQEYTVKLNSDFAVPNSGLRIHVGDFLPDFKMDGLSLTSGSNEPRNPALGIRVFENEKQIFPDPGRKWGWLFSKVPSIHPFEHAKYGIILKEGIKKG; translated from the coding sequence ATGCCTCCCGGACAGATGCCTCCCGGACAGATGCCCCCCGGACAGATGCCCCCCGGACAGATGCCCCCCGGACAGATGCCCCCCGGACAGCAGATGGGGCAGCCGGGCATGATGATGCCGAAGGGACAAACAAAAGTCGTTATCCCTGAGACAGTGAAGGGAAAATGGAGCGGGGCAAAACTGGTTATCGAAGATAAGGTTTCGAAGACAAAACAGGAATATACCGTAAAATTAAATAGTGACTTTGCGGTTCCAAATTCCGGTCTCCGGATACATGTCGGGGATTTCCTGCCTGATTTTAAGATGGATGGTCTCTCGCTCACTTCCGGGTCGAACGAGCCAAGAAATCCGGCCCTTGGCATTAGGGTATTTGAGAACGAAAAACAGATCTTCCCGGATCCCGGCAGAAAATGGGGCTGGTTGTTTTCAAAGGTTCCTTCGATACATCCTTTCGAACATGCGAAATATGGCATCATCCTGAAAGAAGGAATAAAGAAGGGATAA
- the rapZ gene encoding RNase adapter RapZ — MRPHIVIITGFSGSGKTVALRALEDSGFFCVDNLPIALIRSFISIVGKNRDIRKIGIGIDIREKGFLSGISDVLKVLGKQYRTEVLFLEAEKDVLIRRFKETRRPHPLGGTLEESIQTERERIALLKEAADRVIDTSSLSPHQLRQLITSLYSVKTGEKAMTVVLISFGFKLGVPQNIDLLFDARFLPNPNFIPELKPLRGTDKKVSDYVFKTVISKTYVKKMQEFIDFLIPLYIREGRSYLAIGIGCTGGNHRSPAIVVKLQEHLKRHPIDLNIVHRDIS; from the coding sequence ATGCGACCGCATATAGTGATAATTACCGGATTTTCAGGATCTGGAAAGACTGTTGCCTTAAGGGCGCTCGAAGATTCAGGTTTTTTCTGCGTCGACAACCTTCCTATCGCACTTATCAGATCGTTCATCTCCATCGTGGGAAAAAACCGTGATATCAGGAAGATTGGCATCGGTATAGACATAAGGGAGAAAGGCTTCTTGTCCGGGATCAGCGATGTCCTGAAGGTACTGGGAAAGCAATACAGGACTGAAGTCCTTTTCCTTGAGGCAGAAAAAGATGTGCTTATCAGGAGGTTCAAGGAGACCCGGAGACCGCATCCGCTCGGAGGAACCCTCGAAGAATCGATACAGACCGAAAGGGAGCGAATTGCCCTCCTGAAGGAGGCTGCCGACCGGGTTATCGATACATCCTCCCTCTCCCCGCACCAGTTGAGACAGCTTATTACCTCTCTCTATTCAGTCAAGACAGGGGAAAAAGCGATGACGGTTGTGCTTATCTCCTTTGGTTTCAAACTGGGGGTTCCCCAGAATATCGACCTGCTCTTTGATGCACGATTTCTTCCCAATCCCAACTTCATTCCTGAATTAAAACCGCTCAGGGGGACGGATAAAAAGGTCTCTGACTATGTATTCAAAACCGTCATATCGAAGACGTATGTCAAGAAAATGCAAGAATTTATCGATTTTCTTATCCCACTCTATATCAGGGAAGGCAGGTCATACCTTGCCATCGGGATAGGCTGCACAGGTGGAAATCACCGTTCACCGGCTATTGTTGTCAAACTGCAGGAGCACCTGAAGAGACACCCGATAGACCTGAACATTGTCCACAGAGATATCAGCTAA
- the raiA gene encoding ribosome-associated translation inhibitor RaiA yields MNIIVTGRQLEVTPALKSYAEKKIKRFDRYLSNISEANVTISVEKYRHKVEVLLKVNGVLIQAEGITGDIYSSIDEVAEKLERQIKKYKEKLVSHRKSEGKPGALSPEIAIAPEVGKIIKNKRFELKPMSPDEAAMQMELLDKTFFVFTNDNSGDINVIYRRRDGNFGLIEPVK; encoded by the coding sequence ATGAATATTATTGTTACAGGAAGACAGCTTGAAGTGACTCCTGCCCTCAAAAGTTATGCAGAAAAGAAGATCAAGAGGTTTGACCGTTATCTGTCCAATATTTCGGAGGCTAATGTTACTATCAGTGTGGAAAAATACAGGCATAAAGTAGAGGTTCTGCTCAAGGTGAACGGTGTCCTGATACAGGCTGAAGGAATAACAGGCGATATATATTCCTCGATTGATGAGGTAGCGGAAAAACTCGAGAGACAGATAAAAAAATACAAAGAAAAACTTGTTTCCCACAGGAAGTCCGAAGGGAAACCCGGAGCCCTGTCTCCTGAAATTGCCATTGCCCCTGAGGTCGGCAAGATCATCAAAAACAAGAGGTTTGAACTGAAGCCGATGAGCCCGGATGAGGCGGCGATGCAGATGGAACTTCTTGATAAGACCTTCTTTGTTTTTACCAATGACAACAGCGGGGATATCAATGTCATCTACCGCAGAAGAGACGGGAATTTCGGGCTCATTGAACCGGTAAAATAG